GGCGCCCTCGTCCGCGGCCGGCGGCTGTGGCGACAGCACGCCGTCGTTCAGCGACGTCACGCTGCCGCTGGGGCCCGGGCGCAGGTACAGCCAGCGGTGCTGCACGTTGGGCAGCGGCCAGGTGGGCGCCTGCCGGATCTCGTTGGCGCCGGGCAGGAAGTAGCGCACCGGCGGCTCCTCGTCGTAGGCGGTGGGCCGGTCCTTCAGGTAGCGGTCGTAGAACGGCAGCAGGTACTGCTCGTGGAACGCCACGCTGGCGAAGTCGGCCTGCGACGCGTAGGTGTCCATGCCGCCGAAGATGAGCAGCTTCTTCGGGCCGCTCACCTCCTGGAAGCCCACGAGGTTGCCGGTGAGGTGGGCGTCCACCTTGCCCCACACCCCGATCGAGAACACCGGGATGTCGATGTCCTTCAGCCGGTCGGTGACCGCGCGCTCGCGCCAGAACTCGTCGTAGCACGGGTGCTCTCGCACCACGCGCGAGAAGTCCCAGTCCAGCGCCTTCGACGGCCCGGTGGCCGGGAAGAGGTTGATGGGCCGGATCAGCAGATTCCACCAAAAGTGCGGGAACTGCGCCGGCACACCACCGTTGTACGCGTTCCAGCGGTAGACGTCGATCACCGCGTCGTAGGGCGCGATGCAGGCCAGGTGCGGCGGCCTCTGCGCCGCCATCAGCCACTGCATGCGCGCGTAGTAGGACTGCCCGATGCCGCCGACCTTGCCGCTGGACCACGGCTGTGCGGCGATCCACTCGATCACCTCGTAGAGGTCGCGCTGCTCCGCCTCGTCCGAGTAGCGGAACTCACCCTCGGACCGGCCGGTGCCGCGCACGTCCATGTGCACGTAGGCGTAGCCCTGCCGCAGGTACCAGGCCAGCGGTCCGGTCTCGCGCCAGAGGAACAGCGCGGTGTCCGGCGCCTCGTTGTTGTCGAAGCGGTAGGGCGAGGCCGCGAAGAGGGTGGGGAACGGGCCAGGGCCGGCCGGCCGGTAGACGGCGGCCGCGATGCGCACACCGTCGCGCATAGTGATGGCGACGATCTCCGTCGGCTTCACATGTTCGTGGGCGTGCCCTGCGGGGGAGCTAAGTGTCATGGCAACTCACGTGGGCAGGCTGCCCGGACGGCGGGCAGCTGCAGCAGCCCCTCAACCCCCGGGCGGACCCGCCGGGCCCTGGGACGGATGGGACAAGCGACGGGCGCCGACCGCCGTCCCGACGGGCAGGACGGCGTCGGTGCGGGACTCAGTCGGCCTTGATG
The sequence above is a segment of the Aquabacterium sp. J223 genome. Coding sequences within it:
- a CDS encoding CocE/NonD family hydrolase encodes the protein MTLSSPAGHAHEHVKPTEIVAITMRDGVRIAAAVYRPAGPGPFPTLFAASPYRFDNNEAPDTALFLWRETGPLAWYLRQGYAYVHMDVRGTGRSEGEFRYSDEAEQRDLYEVIEWIAAQPWSSGKVGGIGQSYYARMQWLMAAQRPPHLACIAPYDAVIDVYRWNAYNGGVPAQFPHFWWNLLIRPINLFPATGPSKALDWDFSRVVREHPCYDEFWRERAVTDRLKDIDIPVFSIGVWGKVDAHLTGNLVGFQEVSGPKKLLIFGGMDTYASQADFASVAFHEQYLLPFYDRYLKDRPTAYDEEPPVRYFLPGANEIRQAPTWPLPNVQHRWLYLRPGPSGSVTSLNDGVLSPQPPAADEGATTYQYPHPEWRHGVVGLGPDGRPDPVRRVLTFTTEPLQEALEINGPIQLTLFAESTAPDTHFIVKLSEVFAPGSDARPGEQPRFRVVSKGWLRASHRKLDEARTRPHWPWHAHDEPQPLEPGRVYRFDICVVPTAHLFKPGSRIRLEIANGDSQVTDGFFWHEYTPNQIGADTIHHQGDRASRLSLPVVVRAGTEGDTDVR